In Lolium rigidum isolate FL_2022 chromosome 7, APGP_CSIRO_Lrig_0.1, whole genome shotgun sequence, the DNA window AGCTTTGCTCTATTTTCTATGTATTTCTACATGCAATTCTGTTTTTGTTCAGTTGCCACCTCAAGCACAAAAGATTGCTCAAGTTGATTCTCTGGAGGGCAACTGCTGATGCTAGAAAGGCAGAAACTGCAACATGGTTATCATTTGGAATAACAGCTCGATCGCATAAACAGGACTCTCCTGGCATGGTATATTCCTTAACTTTGTTTTGATCCTTCTATGCTCCTGAAGCTGTTACGAGTTACGACATCTTTGTCTGGTTTTGTGCTCGATAATGTGATCCTGTTCGACAAGAATGATGTGTACCTGTTTGCTGTTTTTTATTGGTTGGTGTCATCATTTCCAGCTCTTCTTTCTAGGCCTCGGGATAGTGATTGAATCAGTTTTTTATATAAATTGACAAGCAAATGAGCTGCACATACTAAATATTATCATAAAAGTTGGGAGGGTAAAGCTGTTGAAAGCTTTTTGCAGCAGCAAGGAACAGTATTTTGATTCCATTTTCTTCCACTTGCATCTTTAAAAAGCAAATGCTGGTTTACACAGGGATGAAAGGTTTTATGCTTTGTTGAAACTAAAAAGAAGGAAGTGGCTTATTTTGCCAACACAGATTCTAGAATAGTGTCTGAATATTCATTACAGTTATGTTCCTACGTGAATTAATTTTCTTTGAACTACTTTAAAAAATATGTCTGCATTATTTGTTTGGCTATTAAGAGCCAGACTATATACATGTTACGTTCACGTGAAATGAATTAACATGACATTTTCTGCCAAGGGTTTTCATTTTTATGCCCTGTGTGACTCTAAAAGATCATGCAGTGATAATTCCTCTGTTTTGTTTGTTGGGGAGCATTGCTCTTGCAGAGAGTATTTTTGTCCACAGAAATTTCAGTTTTGCACCTAACGTAACACagccttttttgttttgtttgtctaGGTGTTTTTTTCCCCTTTTGTAAACCATGAAGGCTGGTGCATCGCTGTTCAATTGATTTTGGAGTTCCGAGTTATGATTGTTAGGAGAGTAGTTTTGCACATCTTGTGAGTTGTATGTGATGCCTGAATCTATGCATGTTCTGATCTTGCCGTGAGCATTTTGTTTTGGTAAATTTCCGTCACATATAGTTTTACAGATGCTCGACAATATAAGTAACAGTTAGAGGAGCTCACAGGCAAGATCTTCGTTTTCATTGTGCAGGTTCACAAGCTTCGGGGTTGCGAGCCAATGAATGGACCACAAAACATAGTTCCTGATGCGGCAGAAAACATCCTTTTAGTTTCAGTTCCTTGGATACTAGTACAATGTCTCTTCTCCTACGAGCATGTAATTAATGGTTGTCTATCGAGTTTCTAACATGGAATTAGCGGGCGATTGTAATATACTTATATACAGAAGTGTCCAATCGATGTGATGTCGCGTCACAACCTTTCACGAGAAAATAAGGTGTGGGCAGCTTTGTTTTATATATAGGGAATAAGGTGTGGCCTGTGGGCAGCTTGGTGTATCGTGAGAGAACAACAGCCTATTCTAAACTTGAGGATACGAGATCCGGTTCCCTCGAGAAAAGACCGGGTTCTGTTCAGTTTGCCGCTTGCGATGGGGTCGCTCTTTCCAAACTAATCTGTGGTTGAGAGGAAAGACCGGGCGTTGTGGTATATTACAAATACAGGGTGTCTGGATTCAATGAATCCTGTGACCTATCTCCAAGGTCTACTTAAGATGGGCGTTCCAGCTCTTTGCCAAACCTCCCCTGTCCAGCCGCCACTTCCTCATCAGACCCTAAACCAGATCTGCCGCCGGAACCATGGCCGGAAGAGATGGTTGCCCTGAGCTTCAGGGCTCAGCGGCCGCGACGACCATCTCCTTGCGAGGGGCTGCGATGATCCCCTGTGGTTAGGAGGTAGCCGCGACGATCCCCTGTGGTTAGGAGGTATCGAGTTTGCCCAGAACTTCAAGCTCCCACCACTATGCATCCTTTTGCCATGAAAGGGGCTGCGACGATCCTCTGTGATTAGGAGGTAGCCGCGACGATCCCCTGTGGTTAGGAGGCAGCGAGGTCGTAGCGGCCCGCTGCCTTCTAACAACAGAGGGCCGCCATAGCTGCACCTCTTTAGATGAAGATCTTGTCGATGCTTCCGTCAATTTGCGCTCCCATGGATCTCCCCAAAAGATGGTACTATTCTTTCTCAATTTGAGAGTCAGTTGAACGGATACAAATTCTGCAGGTCATTTCAAGTAGTTTTACGCTTAGCAATTTCCAGAAGGCCAATCAACCGCTAACTTAACTTCTTCAGCTCAATTACCTACAGGCATTGCAGTGCACGAAGTTTGGAGCCTGCGGCTGATCAATTTGTGGGCCATCCGATCATCCGCAGCCCGTTTACCTCGCAGTTGTGCTGTGCTAATCCCCGCACAAACCCCCTCACACCTTCCCCTCTCTCGCATAACCCGCAGCCGGGGAGCCCAAAAATTCCCCATCTATTCGTAGGCGATCGATTTCAATATCCGCGAACCCTAGCGCCCAAGACCGCCGCCGAGGATGGATCGCGCCCGCCGCCGGGATGGAAGGGCGGGGCGCGCAGGGGCCCCGCACCGTCAGGCCGCGGTTTTTCAGGCGCCGCAGCTCGTCGACCCagccactgccgccgccgccagagcgGTAAATAAACCTCCCCTCCGTTCCGATACTTCTACCTTCCCCTCTTGTCTCTTCTGACGATGGAGTTTCATGCCCACCAGCGTGGTCCCAGTCAGGAGCAGCTCTTTGGCACCGCTTGGAGACATGTCGGTCAACACCAAGAGTCCAGGGGTCACAAGTGGCTCCCTCTCCCTGCCAAGGCCCCTGCTGTGGTAAGTTATTGCCCTCTGTTTCGTCTGATGACGATGAACTGTATTTTACTTAATGAGTCTGAGCTTCCCTCGATTTCAACCATTCCTCATCATATCAATAGTTCAGTTTGGAATAGATGGCATGCCAGGTGCTTGTGTTATTGCCGAACCAAGGCATGTTGCAGTGCTTTTCCTCTGGGACGTTAGAGGGAGCCTGGTAAACTATGTTGTTTGAGAGTCATAGAATTGTCTGTTAAGGCAGCAGTTTAATTTCGCACTTCCACTTATCAAGTAGCAACAAGTCAGGGAAGAAATGTTTGACTAGGTTTACTTCTAGTACCTTCTCAATAATTAATGATTGGATGAATATAACAGACCAAAATTTTCTGCATGAAGGCTTCAGCTGGACCAAACGCAACAAGCTTAGCAGATTCTAATCGATAGCAATCTCAAGAGAAAATATTCaactttgattttttttgtatacatgcgtcataatctttctattctgCTACTTTGTGCCATTGGAGGAAATGCTATTAATCCTTAGTGGAACAGGGGATTTTGTTATTAGCTATCAGATTGCAAGAGAGTCGTTGGTTTCCTTTGCTACTTGTGTACATCTGAAGCTTCTTACTAATCGCATCACCATATCACTACTTCAGCTGTTTATGTCATTGCCAGACCAATGTATGTACCTTTATTTCATGTAAAGGATTGCAACATTGGAATGGTTCTGTCTTTATGTTTATGCTTTTCTATTTGGGTCCATTAAACAGCTAACACGTATCCTCTTTAGTAATCATAATTTACATCTCATCTTTTTAAGGTTGCATAATATGAAATGGAAGACGAGTCTCGTATCACCTAAAGTCGCATGCTCATCACAAACGGGTATTAATGACAATAATGAAATTCTAGCTCCATACTTTGGGTGTAGAAGAAAATGATGTTTGATTTGTAAACTGAAATAGACAAAACACTATGCATAgctatatttttttttcttcttgacAATGAGTGAACAGGTTATTACCCACAAATAAATTTCATCATGGCAAGTTAATTTTTCAGGATTACCTTAATAACATGAGTACTGTGCATTACAACATTCCTTGGGTTCTGTGCTTTTCACTAGTGTTGGGTTAGTGCTCCACTGCGTGGTTGGAAATTCTATTGTCCTGAATTTTCTCTGTGATTTTGTTTTCAGGAGGGTTCCCTCTTCAGGTTTGCAAAGTCAGATCGTATAGGTCTAGAAGTCGCTGACCTTCTTCTGAAGGCGCTGTACGAGGATGATTGCAACAACATTGCTGATAAGCGACGTCAAGTCTTACACTGTCTGGCCCGCTCTCCAACGCCTGATGCAAAGGAATATACCCAGCTTAAGCTCGAGCTTGGAGGACTGATGGCCAATGTTGGCAAGAAGATCAAGGAGATATATGATTCCACTGGCTATAAAGCATACCTCCCGGAGTACTTTGCTAAGTTCCCTGTGCTGGATGAATGAAGTGAGCTGATCACTCACGTCTTGTTGCTAGTACTTTGGTCACCGTGTTGGCATGTCAGGACTACTCTCTAGGTCAATGACGCTCTCTGCCCCAATTTCTGTCTGGCCGTATGTGTTGCAATTTTGTATGCGATATTGGCCGTATGTGTTGCAATTTTGTATGCGATATTGGCATGATGCCAGTTTACATTGTTATACGGAGTATGTGACATCTGCATGCTACGTACACAGCGACAATTTGATTGCAGCCTCTATTTTATCCCCTTTTTCTGCTAATTTTTTCAGATAGCAAGCCAATGATTAGGTACTGTATTTGCTGTTTACACCTGATATGTTGGGTTGATCCTAGGCAGTAGAGCACTAACAAATCAGCAGCTGTGAGGTTCGAAACAAAGTAACTGCAACTAAATTTCAGTTTTTCTGGGTTTTGGTTATAGTTAGGGAAACTACTAACCATAATAGCCCCCTCTTTATTTCGGCTAAAACCAAAATTTTGTGGTTTAACAGAAATAGCCGAAACGTGTCAAATGCTCAGCTAAATCAGATTATTACTGAAAAATTGTCACAGACATCTCACGCGCACCTTATCCTAACAAACTTGGCTAACAACAGTAGATCAATCAGTtagtttgtttttctttcttcgaATTAAAAGGATCTCGCTTCAAATTTTATTAAAATGAAACCACAGAAAGACCTTCCAGTTATTACAAGTTTACAACGACCCCTCCTCCCTCCCAGCCTCCTGCCAAGAGGGACAACACCTAAACTCTTCCAAACATTTTGTAAAatcacctaagagcatctccaccagcacTCCCAAATAGGCGCTGGCAGGGGTGCCGGCACTACCATATGGGGGGTGCCGACAtaacatcctccatttggggatgatgttcccacaccggcgcctccaTATGACAGCCCTCAAAAAaactcatatatgaaaaacatttAAAAAACGAAACTTATACGAATTTAGACTAGTTTTATACAAAAGCGACTCGAATTTGAACTAAAATCTTAAAAAAAACTAGCCGGGCccgtcgaaggcgctgaagtcgagATTGTCCgcgtcgtcgctgccgccgtcGTCATCGGAGAAGTCGAAGGACCAGTCGCCCTCCTCCTTTGGCGCTGACGGCTCAGAAGGACCGACGAGGTAGATGAAGTTCTCGCCGTGGTCGatggcggaccacaccgccgcctgccgcagGTCGAGCGTGATCTGCCGGTAGTCCTCCTCGACGGAACGGCCGATGATGAGGTGCTTCCCCGGGAAGTCCCCGGGAAGGCCGTCTGCGCCTCCGCCTCCATCTCCCACCACTTCTtcgccggtggaggtggtggagagtCCGCAACCTCCTCCTTGGGGCAGCGGCGTTGAAGTGTCTCCGGCGTCCCTCGAGCCGGATCCGAAGCTGCACGCCTCGGGCCGTCGTGGATGACGACGCCACCCGAAGGAGGCATGTGCGCGGCAGAGCGCGGGCGGCCCCTGGCGGTCGACGAGCTAGATCACgagttgcttgatgccgtcgtccttGCCAGCGGCCTCCGTAGGGGCGGCACCTCCGCGTCATGCACTCCGCCTGCGGGTAGAAGAGGGGCACACACGTGGGGTCGCTGTGGATGCGCCGCCTAAAGCCGTACTCCGCCAGCGTCgcgttgaaagttcagagatggtaaacctagaggggagggtgaataggtttctacagattttaattctttctttgcaatattaggctttgtgaaatataaagatgagcctaatgcaaactaggtgaggcaccctagaTGATGATacgagtaactcaagcacgaaggctctcacaggataTATAGCACAAGTAAAGAGTTTGGTTAGCGATAACCGAAAGCACGCCcccatgttcccttcctttgcaagaaggtagtcatgtttggagaggtggggatcccacgaaggatttcccaacgccacgaaggctcaccttcttctccggagcctatcccacaaaggaatagctcactcacttgtggtagactttgaggcagcctccaaaccttcacaatcttgtcaggagcaaatgcaCTGCCGGGATGCTTCCGGACTACTTTTGCCCACCCAGGGTTTCCAAAAAACCCTAGAGAGCAGGTATCTCgaagaatacaagggggaacaagatttggctcggtggaactatagatcaagacctcctctagcttttccctggagggattcgagtttgggtggaggaggagggagatctgaggcttttggtgtttctaacaatggagtataagatagagagctcaagaacagtttgtagtgtagtgcctaagtattctgagctaggtgaaggggtatttatatgtCCTCTCGAAATCTAGCCGTTGTAACTTGTCCAGCTCAGCATTTTGTCGAGGAGGACGGTCGGCCGGCCAGGCACCGGACCGTCCGATGCAGGGGCCGGTGCCGCCGGGCCGTGCACCAGATCACCCGGAAAAAACCGGGCCATACGCCAGGCCGGCACCGGGCGAGGATGGAATCCTTACTAGATAGTGTCTGGCTGGCACCGGCGCcagggccggtcggcgccgggccagCCGGCGCCACGACCGGCACCGCCGAACGACACGCCATCCTGTAGAGAAAAAGTGTACCCcctttttcatcgaagtggggggtttcccttcaccttcttgttccattaatACACCATTATGCCAGTTAGACTAATTCCTGAGAATCATCTTGAGGCATGCATTAGTCTGATTACTCTagctacggtgtcattgttaccaaaataatggataagggtaaaatacccttacaatctccccctttttggtataagaTGACAAACCAAGCTAGAGTTacatataaatattatgataagctcaaaccttgattccatataagatattaagacagctcccccataatgtatgcacttggagaatttccgtttgaatgcaaagtgcaccatttgtagaatatgagaagctcccccaatatctttaggaaacaagcatggtatagaCAAGTATATATCAAGATATAAGCATCAAGCATAATCATCCTAGGATAGAGGTTAAGCATAAAATAACTTGTCCGTACACAAATTAttaaaagtagcaaatggttccggaaaggaaagcaagcaaatagcacaagccaaataagaagcaaataaagtatgAATGGCTTGTGCACCAACAACCATCCATGAAACATGTAATCCTAGActgtactctcttctccccctttggcatcggaacaccaaaaaggcgggaGAGAGCATGAATGCTATCGTTCCCATCAGTAGAAATCTTCCGGAGGTCGGGAATCCtcgtcttcatcctcatcaccgtctccatcatcatctccagaCTCATCAGAGCCAGACTCAGCAGCATCAGAAGCAGGAGTAGTCCTAGACCTAGTCCTGGGAGGAGGAACACCATGTGAAGATCCACCACGAGCAAACAGGGAGAtgtcaaagttctggaacatggcatcatcaatgggaggcatctACCAAGTTGGAGCAACCACATGCTCTAGTTCATGACCAAGAGGAGGGACATGATGGTTTCTTGCAGCCATGAATTCATTTTGGCACCTCCTAGTCTCTTGATTCAGGGAAAGGCTTTGATGAGCCACATCATTGGTATTTCTGCACATTTGCCACAGATTTGCCAAGAAGCGAGAGGCACCCCGTTTGGGGCACATAGAGGAGCTGGAACATGCAGCATGGTCATGCCTTTCCTTGGACCTGCGCCCAGAAGGCATCATTTAAGGGATTTCAGGTTTGTTTCCCTGTTGAGGAATCTTGAAAGGTTCCATCTTTATCAATTGATTCTTCTTGTTGTAAGGAGCTGGTACAACGGTATTGAAGCTGTTGGATGTACTGAGCAAAGTTCGGACTCATACGGTTGCGAACAAAGCGTCTCAGTTCATTGCATAGAAAGTCACAACCATCAATCCTTCTAGCATGCTCAGGACGGTAGTAGTACATGAGATTGAGATGATAGGATCGGCACTCACTTGAATCTCCAGACTTGCTGACTAGACTCTCACGGAATATCTTGGCAAACACTAGGTAagagtgatgggattcgtagcatagaaaacaaaaaaatttcctaccgcaagaacgaaaacacaagccaagatctaatctagtagacggtagcaacgaggtgatgaagagactaaccctcgaagatcgcaaagcttaacgagattagatctcggggtggatgtagtcgatcacttgccgcttgtaaaagcgcgtagaagatcttgacggtgccacaatcgggcagcacctccgtactcggtcacacgtacggtgttgatgaagacgacgtcctcctccccgttccagcgggcagcggaagtagtagatcctcctcggaatcccagcagcacgacggcgtggtggcggtggtggtggagaactccggcagggcttcgcctatgcgctgcgggagttgtatgtggaggaggaggtggctagggtttggggagagggggctttgggcgccggcctcaagggggctgtggtggtgcggccaagggtgtggccggcccctcccctatgcccctcattatataggtggaagccccaagagttgtagtccaagtcttcgaataagaccccaacaccaaaacctacctttggtgggaaacctactcaaaatgggagtcctactcaaggtgggactcccacctttccttgagggggggggtggccggccacctcaggtggagcccacctgggactcctccccttagggttggccggccaagcttgtggagtccctctgggactccaccttccatagtgcctttcttccggacttttctagaaccttctagaaccttccataaatgtaccggatcattttcaaacttataaaatgacttcctatatatgaatcttattctccggaccattccggaactcctcgtgatgtcctggatcccatccgagactccgaacaaaacttcgaactccattccatattccatatctacttaaacgccatcaaaccttaagtgtgtcaccctacgtgtcgtgaactatgcggacatggttgagacttctctccgaccaataaccaatagcgggatctggagatccataatggctcccacatattcaacgatgacttagtgatcgaatgaaccatttacatacgataccgattccctttgtcacgcgatattttacttgtccgaggtttgatcatcggtatctctatacctcgttcaacctcgtctcatgacaagtactctttactcgtaccgtgtgatacgtctcaaacgtatctataatttcttatgttccatgctagttatatgacaatactcacatgttttatatacactttatatcattttgatgcattttccggcactaacctattaacaagatgccgaagcgccggttctcgttttctgctgtttttggtttcagaaatcctacacaggaaatattctcggaattggacgaaacaaaagccgaacttcctattttcctcggagggttccagaacaccgaaggagagatggagagggcccacgaggtggccacaccacgtggcggcgcagccaagagggggggggcgccgccctatggggtgggcccctcgagcgcctcccgactctgccccttcgcctatataaactctccgtcgcgaaaaccctattacagagagccgcgatacggaaaaagttccagagacgccgccgccgccaatcccatctcgggggattcaggagatcgcatccgacaccctgccggagagaggaatcatcaccggagggctctacatcaccatgcccgcctccggactgatgcgtgagtagttcatccttggactatgggtccatagcagtagctagatggttgtcttctcctcttgtgctatcatgtttagatcttgtgagctgcctatcatgatcaagatcgtctatttgtaatgctacatgttgcgtttgttgggatccgatgaatattgaatactatgtcaagttgattatcaatctatcatatatgtgttgtttatgttcttgcatactctccgttgctagtagaggctctggtcaagttgatacttgtaactccaagagggagtatttatgctcgatagtgggttcatgcctccattgaatgcgggatagtgacgaaaagttctaaggttgtggatgtgcttgttgccactagggataaaacatcgatgctttgtctaaggatatttgtgttgattacattacgcaccatacttaatgcaattgtctgttgtttgcaacttaatactggaaggggtgcggatgctaacccgatggtggactttttaggcatagatcatatcatcatatgtgCATCGCATATCATCTTGTGCATCGCATATGTGGTTGTTCGGGTAAATAGCGAATCACCTatttaaatatggaattgtgcgggattgttatcttatcccggttccatttaattttgcgtaGCGCACCCATGCCATGCTTATACCATGCTAACAACATTTAATTTTGCGGGGTAGAaaaataacttgaacctaattaattgtttgtccggactccggttccgcttaaattggataagttgcatcgccgcatcatgtttgccatgtcatgcataccataccttgagcatgccgattcttttgccgtagtagtaagatttgcatccattgtttgtccagcatttgcttcttcccggataggatcgcgaagtgatgtggtgagatacgacaagttctccggatgttccgcggcaagctttaacaggcaagcatttcccctatactcctgtccctgcaggagtcgctcatctattttattttgccttctccctcatgctatccttaagttgcgttcttgtcacgtgtcccttccatgtgttacctcaagcagcccatattgccaccaccacctcctacggctattgtttggttatcggggtctgccttgcgagtcgtagtgcatgctagtgctgttttatctcgttaccgttattgttatcttatcgggttatatgttgggaagaatcatggttactttagttgttgatatttgtttagcggaggcatcggtgggtcagctgctcgttttgtgacggctcacttgtgtttcctaaatatcttaggaccccgagttcttgttatctgtttcgagactgagcgctctaaccacacgtgggtatgcttaccgggtctcccctcgaccactgccggaatctacagctttgtccagtggccacaactagtttgaatgtttgtttgtttctcccgggcgtgcaagcatgtttctttgtggtcagatgatatgatgttacttttggggaagccgtgagtgccttgtatccccgttgtctcttgcacgtccgtaggtgcggcacgtattgttaagaggtcatcctctagtgggctctgatcctcttagccgttctcgcaacagctaggtccgcctcagagtttcgatcgggctccgaaacgggttaacttagttaggtggcttcctggacattgttgtcgtgaaggagagtgcgtgtcgtgatatccacctgtcgtaagtgggttgatcgtgcgtgtgggcacatttgggcgcccctgcagggttacaatcttatcgataagccgtgtccgcggttatggacgacttggagctgtatgactcgaccatagacaacttacacctgttgtttcaatcataataatttgtgtagtaagttagcacaacttcaataataaatggttaaaacttgacaaccgtgtgagtgcctttgtaagtacctctttgcgaagggggaacgcatcggctgtgttatgtttgcagagtatagaactgttagttatgcgctctctcaccttctctgattagacgaatgttgtagagtgtctctataggtttttagtgcttgcgcgttgccgcttaaccccaccattttgcctatgacgttcctcttgcgtcctctaagtcccctgcgtgcctcaagtacaaaggacgactgg includes these proteins:
- the LOC124674417 gene encoding uncharacterized protein LOC124674417, with product MEFHAHQRGPSQEQLFGTAWRHVGQHQESRGHKWLPLPAKAPAVEGSLFRFAKSDRIGLEVADLLLKALYEDDCNNIADKRRQVLHCLARSPTPDAKEYTQLKLELGGLMANVGKKIKEIYDSTGYKAYLPEYFAKFPVLDE